AGATAGGTTTCCCTGGTTTGTTCCTCTTCTAGAAAAGCCAAATGGAAGAACGATACGCATATTGTTCCCTTTAAAGTGTCAAAAGTATCACAATGCCATCAGTAAAAGTGTCCACCCCAGGAGCCCATTATTGTATCTGGCCCAAGGAGTTATAGTGAGACTGTTTAATAAacccaaaaaagagaagaacaCTAGTTTTGTTCCTGATACACTAAGTAAGAATAAATCGTAGTGTTCATCAGTTGATGTGCATTTAATGCGGATAAGCTCTTGAGACTCTTGCTTCTTCTGACTTTCTTAATGATCAGTGCGAGGATTCACATATTTCACACCTTTTCTGGTTATTAATTACCATTTCTGATGATGTTTTATATCTCCTTACTCTTTCTGCCTTCATATATCAAGATATTAATATTTCCCTCtacataataataaaatgaatatCGATCATGGTTGTTGCTTTTTATGAAAGAATGTCGTATAGTACAACTCTAGTTATCGCTTTTACATCTGAATTAGCTTGTTTGGTTGTTTGCTTTCTtacattttgatttttctttgaaggaAGCACAAGTTGGCTCATTTTCTGCATTCTTTTTCAGGAAATTTGGTGATCAGGGCATTTCATCATGGGACTGGAATCTAAGTGGTCAGCATTCCACATACCATGCTTTATTCCCTAGGGCATGGACTGTTTATGATggtatattttttgaaattctgTCATTATCTACGATAAAGTAAGGgctttcatattttcttttagctATTCTAATTTGGACACCTTTTTTATTTGGGAGACCAAGGGGTCTGGCACTTATCTTTACCAATGTATTCTATAGGAAGATAATGTGCACAGTTCTTTTATAACATGTCATTCTTTAAATCATATGTTTTTTGGATATACAGTTTGAGGACGGTCTGTCATTTTGAAAGTCTGCAGAAAGTTTTGTAGTTATTGTAATTGGCTTCTCTTTTAACAGGTGAACCAGATCCCGACCTCAAAATCTCATGTCGCCAAATATCACCATTTATACCACATAATTATCGTGAGAGCAGTCTACCAACATCTGTGTTTGTGTACACTGTAAGtacatttaatataattttttggcTGCACATTTAATCAAGTTTGCGTTtttgcctttttcatttttgTATGTGTTTATGCTTATGACTTAATTAATAGAGCTTGGAAAGGCCCAGTTAACTAAACAGAATTGTGGCTTGATGCTCGGGCTTTAGGTATGGTGACTATTTTCTTTCTTGCAGGGGgttgtttttaaaattttctttttaactttttttttactaTATTTCAATGAGCCTGCAAAATGCAAATCATTGGCTGCCTATGCATTATATATGTTTCTACTGAGTTTGTCATGTTCATGTAAGTAGGAGCACATACAAAACATATATAGATACACATGCACTTGAATTGTGGTAAAAAGTTTCAGAACATTAGATCCCTTTTGTATTCTTCCACAACCCTTTTGCATAATCATCCTTTTCCACTCTAGTAGCCCGGGTCCTCAATTCACTACATTGTCCTTCCTTGTGTTACCTAGACTCCCACATCCACTAGGATGAATCTGTGTTGAATATGCGTTGAATATGCATCCGCAAGTTAGATGCCTGCTAGACATTTATGCACTTATAAGTTTCTTTATTTGCTAATTTTAGAGATTGATGGAGAATTGGCTTATCTAGCAATGTGTTTGACACACCATAGTGACACTGCAAATAGgcttttatttttatgttaGCTAGAAAAGGATGTCTATAACTTTATGAAATATCATGTTGCTTTTATTTCTAGGTTAATTTTGGGAGGGGATTTGTAGGTTGCGCGGAGATCTGTGTTATTGATTGGCGACAGGGCAAAAGCAAGGTTTGCCCAACCGGTACTAGAGGTTGTACTAGTCGGTAGCTAGTTTGGTACGATATGGGCATGTACCATGCTATTTTGGGGCATAGTGAAAATAGGAAGAGGGAAGGGGtgggagaaaaggagagaggaagagagagagagggagaggggcatATTGAAAACATTCCCGGCTGTCATGATGAGATTGGGGATCGAACCGATCCACCTCTTGGGAGACCATTTAGACTCGAGATTGTCAGCTTGGATGGGGGGATCTGGGCAGTGAAGTCTGCTTGCGAATGGGTGATGAACCCGATGGCACAGTTCTTGATCCCAGCTCTAGGGTTCTGAATACAAAGAGCAAAACAAAAGAGAGGCGAAGGGTTTGGGAGAGAGCCAGAGAGAGGAGATGGTCACATACCTGGTAGAGGAGGGATTACCGAATTGGGCTGGTTTTATAAGGTTTTGTAAACGAATCGAAGCGAACCCCATTATTGTTCTGACTTAGCATCAGTTCAGTATGGGCCGAATCATCCAGTTTGGGTCCATTTGGCAATCAATGGGCAAAAGAGTTGGCTGTTGAAGATGGGATAAATAGAATGGGAGAAGGGATTGGGACGGATGGTTACACGGATTGTTTTCAATTCAACTAAACTAGTATTATCTCTTGTTTGAACTTTTTTCGTTTGTTTCCTCTGAACAATCCTTGCTTCAATTGCTTTATTTTCCTATTCAACTTTCATTCGCTCCTGTTTTGCTGTAAAACAAATGGAATAGCCCTAGAAAATTTCAGATGCTTAGAAATGTTATAAGTAGCCTCACACAGCCTTTGAGCAACCCTATCCATTTTAagtccatttatttctctttaaaTGTGAATTACAAACCCAAAAAAGAGCAGCCAGCCTAGTGCATGAGGCTCTTGTCACTTGGGAATCTGGAGAGGGCCAAATATATGCAGTCTTACCCCACTTGCAGTGAGGCTATTTCCATGTTTTGAACCTGTGACACCTAAGTCACAACCCTATGCGAACTACGAACCCTAGACACTTAAAATTCTGGATACCAGAGACTCTTTCCTCTTCCCTTGCCTAGATTAATAGGGATCTTGTACCTAGGTTCGTGGATCTGGTGATTGAGCTGATGATTGATAAATAGGAATTGGGAACCAGTCTTTCCAAAAGGGTACTAGCTTGTGTGTGCACAATCGCTTGTGTGGACAAATAACTTCACATATTGCAAGATGCAGAAAAAATCAAGGTGATTGAATCTGCAATTTTGTATGATCTGAAATGAGTTTTCAATATGAATTCTTATATTTAACAATGAAGTGTTCTAGATTTTGCTCCAGAAAATGTGTTGTAATTATCCATGATGACAAAAATCTCTGGTTTGGAGGCGAATCCTCAACTCTTGATGTAGAGAAATAGAACAAAAGGGCAGAAGgcatgaaaaaagaaagaaccagGATTTGCTATGATTTCATCATCTAAATTTTGGGACTCAGCCCTTCAAGTATAGGTCGTAATGACTTAAAAATGTTAGAGACCAAAACTTATTCTAAAGACTCATTTGATCCTAAAGTATTGACTAATTGTGCACTATACTGTTGGAGGCTATTTTTTGTGTACTGCCAACTGTTTTACTGATTATGTGTACACTTATACTCGAAATTGCAAACTACTGTTTATGCTGTATAACTTTTACTTCTGGTAGGATACTAGTTCCATGCAGAGATCAATTTCTCGGGGAGAATTATTTTGACAAGTTgcattttgattttgatggaaTGCATCATCTCTTAGTTTCCTAAATTCAAAAGTAGTTTGCTGCTTAAAAATGTAGGCCTGTCACTCCTACATTCAGCTGTTAAGAGAACAAAGGTTGTAACTTTAATTTGGGGCTTTATTCTTTTATTGCCATGACGTGAAATAAAttctgctctctttttttttaaagtagaaaacaatattttcagttTAATCTCGATTATTATTAGGTTTTAAACTACATTATTGTTTGTATGAAGTCAAACTTGAAAATGCGGTAGTGCTGTCAGAGTTCTTGCTATGCATATGTTCCATATATTAGCATTATATTATGAGTGTATTGATTGAACAAACAGAATGTAATTTCATAACCAGTTTTCCTAATGGCTGACCACATGATACCAACTAATCTGTCTTTAATTTGGGTCAAGGATTTGATTAATTGCAAAGCGATAATTGTTAATAATTTTAGTATATCAATATTATTATAAGATTTTTTTGCCCAATTGTGATGTATCAGGAACTGAGGTACTTTTTTTCTCTGTTGTAGCTAGTAAATACTGGAAGGGAAAGGGCAAAAGTCAGTTTGCTGATGACCTGGGCGGTAGATGAAATTTTTCTGTTGATTCTTATTCCAAATTATATTTATCTGCACTGAATTCCTCTataatgctttttttttgtattctcGCAGAATTCCATTGGAGGAGTTTCTCATCACTCTGGAGGCCACATCAACGAGCCATTCATGTCAGTAGTACCCTATTGTGGAGGTTTTGCAATTACTTTTATCACCATATGTATTGATATTGATGCAAATCTTGCTTTTGTTCTACATGCAGAGGAGAAGATGGAGTATCTGGGGTGCTTCTAAATCACAAGCAAGTTGCCAACCCTTGATTGCTCTATTATGATGGCTGGTTAGCAGATTTCCCTTAGGTTGTTTATGCCATTGTGGAAACACCAGTGCCCCCATAGTTCATCTTATCGTCCCAATATTTGTTAATCAAGCATAGAACTCCAGTATTGCCTTTGGTCCTCTGTTTGCATAACTAGCTGAGTCATTTTAAGTCACGTCAAAGCTaatttatatttgttttatcaCTGCCCTATTGCTGTCTTTTCCTAGGTGCTTTATCTAAATATTTGAAAATGATGCAGGACTGCAAAAGATAACCCTCCTGTAACTTTTGCTATTGCTGCTTGTGAAACTCAGAATGTGAATGTGACTGTCTTGCCAAATTTTGGGCTTTCTGGAGAAAATTGCGTTACAGCTAGAGACATGTGGGGCACCATGGTGCAGGTAGTTATTCTTTTTGCAATCAGTAGTTTTTGTAATCGAAATTTTAATCAACCACCTTGTTTTGATGCTTATTCTAGCCATTCAGATGTCTTTGATAGTTTAATGTTCTGAAGTTTGGCTTACGCTTTGATCATTTTGGTTCCAACATGGATCCATAATTTGTCTGCTAAAGGGAATCAACTTTTGCACTTGTTAATCCATTGAAATGTTAGTGTTTGGGGACCTGTTCTTTTGCTGACATACTGTCAGTTCTATAGGATGGGCAGTTTGATCGTGAATATTTCAATGCTGGCCCTAGTATGCCATCTTCTCCAGGAAGTACACCTTGTGCAGCAGTTTCAGCCTCTACATGGGTAGAACCACATGGAAGATGCACCGTTGCATTCGCTTTGGCCTGGTCATCTCCTAAAGTAAAGTTTCAGAAGGGATGTACATATCACAGGTAGTGCTTTGTTGGTATATTTTTGTAGAACTAAATTTCTTGTCATGTATTGCTTGTTGTTCTTTCACAATGTAATCCATGTGTCTGCACGCTTGCATGCCTGTGTATGTTAAAGgtaacttctctctctctctctctcatgcatgCTGCACGTGTAAAAGCTGGACTTGAATTTAAGGGGCCTGTTGCTCAACCTTCATCCTGTCTATATGGCAAGCTTTCATGAAATGATTTATGTTCTGTTGATTTATGATGGAATTTAATTGTCTTTATCTCAACATAACATACACCCTTTAAGAAGTAGTACCACAACGTTCACTTTTGGCAAGAGAAGGGCAGACTGTGATACATGAAAAAATATAACTTATGGGCTGTATGACCCTTGCTTATGCAAATAATTAGCGCTGTCCACGGACCCCTTGACATAGAATCTACATTAGAAGGTGGAAAAGTTACGGTTTGATATAGTTAAGAATATTCATCTTTGGGGCACTAATGAAAAACATGTGTTCGTTCTTTTACCAGCCTGTCATCTACGTGCCAAATTTTGTGCGCAATAACCTCTCTTTTACATACGTCAAGTTGAGGCACATTCAAGCCTGCACTTCCTTCTTCTCCAGTGCTTTTAGGTGATCTGAGCTGACCCTTTTTGGGAGTTCAGATACTTTTTATCGAGATTATATCTGACTGCCATTTAGTTtgcttataaaaatattaaaaatgtgcaagtttgttttctttatattttagtAGGTGAGTTATGTTTTACCCCCTTCTTTTCACAGGAGATACACAAAATTTTATGGAACTTCAGAAAGATCAGCcatcaatttggttcatgatgcgTTAATGAGTATGTACATATATGACCATTTATCCATTGTAAATTTTTCCCATTTACTGGTTGCATCAATATTTAAAATCATCAATATTATGATCTGTTATGACATtgctcttttctattttttattcctTGTTTTGGATTTTATTGTGGCATTCATGTGTTTGTTGCTGTTTTGAGCTGACCATCAGGATATAAGTGGTGGGAGGAAGAGATTGAGAAATGGCAAAATCCTATACTCAAGGATGAAAAGCTTCCAGAGTGGTAATTTTGATGATCTTAGACCCTAGTTTCTTTGGACTCTATTGAGCTACATTTTAGCTATAGCAAATATGCTTTTGATTCTGCTGGTTTTGTACAAAATTTCACTGCTTTGTATTGGTCTTGGTATATCTATTCATCCTAGCATATTATCAACTTTTTCATCAACTTTTTATATTATGGAAATCATTGCATTAAATATAACGACTATGTTTAAGATTGTATACTGTTATCTGCAAGAATGACTTCAATTCTAACATCATCTTATTTAAATATGTTTTGATGTTTCCAGGTACAAATTCACTCTTTTTAATGAGCTCTATTTTCTGGTTGCTGGGGGAACAGTTTGGACaggtacttttctttgtgtgcttGCTTTTCCAGTTTTCTTTGAACTATTTTTACAGAAGATCTGTTTGCATGTCAAATAAGGAAGCCATTATTTTTAAGACAGTTTATTggtgattattttttaaaaagtagGAGGTAATTCTCGAGGAAATAATAGCCTGATTACTTATGCTGTGCAGATGGTGAAGCTCCTGTCATTAATGAGAAACAAAGTTCTGGTTCCAACCGCCAAAAATCCACAAAAATGGCAAAAGAAGATGCCAAAGCTGTGTCTACAAAAAGAAGCCATGTGAAATTGGCTATGGATCAGATTTCTTTTGACACTGAACTAAACAATGGTGATGAGAAAATGGTCCCAATGTCTTCAGCAGGAGAGGATTTGGAAGATGGTGACAACTTATATAGCCCTGAATCTCTACAGGCTGGACCCCTTCTGCACCTGCATGATGGTCCTGAAAATGTTGGGAGGTTTCTGTACTTGGAAGGAGTAGAGTACATCATGTGGTGTACATATGATGTGCACTTCTATGCTTCTTTTGCTCTTCTGGATCTTTTTCCAAAAATTGAGTTGAGTATTCAACGAGATTTTGCCCAAGCTGTTTTGTATGAAGACAGGAGAAAAGTCAAATTTCTGGCTGATGGTAACTGGGGAATCCGTAAGGTTAAAGGTGCCGTTCCCCATGATCTAGGAACACATGACCCATGGCATGAAATGAATGCTTACAACATACATGATACAAGCAAATGGAAAGATCTCAACCCAAAGTTTGTACTCCAGGTGTATAGGGATTTTGCTGCAACTGGTGACATGTCATTTGGAAGGGACGTCTGGCCAGCTGTTCGAGCTGCTATTGATTATATGGAGCAATTTGATCGTGACGATGATGGCCTCATTGAGAATGATGGTTTCCCTGATCAAACCTATGACGCTTGGACAGTTCATGGCATCAGTGCGTACTGTGGATGTCTTTGGCTAGCTGCACTCCAAGCTGCAGCAGCTATGGCTCATCGCCTTGGGGATCATGCTTTTTCTGAAAAATGTAAGATTAAATTTTTGAAAGCTAAACCTGTGTTTGAAGCTAAATTGTGGAATGGGTCATACTTTAATTATGACAGTGGTACGAGTAGCAACAGCTGGTCTATACAGGCAGATCAACTTGCAGGGGAATGGTATACTGCTTCGTCAGGATTGCCCATACTTtttgatgataataaaataaGAAGCACTCTTCAGAAAATATTTGAATTCAATGTAATGAAGGTGAGAGGAGGACGAATGGGGGCTGTCAATGGAATGCATCCTAATGGAAAGGTTGATGAATCTTGCATGCAGTCACGTGAAATTTGGACTGGGGTTACCTATAGTGTGGCTGCAACCATGCTGCTCCATGGGATGGAGCATCAAGCATTTACTACAGCAGAAGGTATTTTTAATGCGGGCTGGTCGGAGGAAGGATATGGGTAAgcatctcctcttcttcttttactTTAATCTTGTATATATAATTTCTTTTAGATAATAAAGTTTTTTATAACTACATGGTTTATTATGCATGATGGGGGAAGAGTTGTGTGCGGGGTGCGAGTATCATGTAATGTCGATATATCATGAAGAATATATTTCCTTCTGTGAAGTTGATATATCATGAGGAATATCGTTATTTCCCATACCGAGATTCCCTGGCTTTCCTTGCTTGACTGGGATAG
Above is a genomic segment from Phoenix dactylifera cultivar Barhee BC4 chromosome 2, palm_55x_up_171113_PBpolish2nd_filt_p, whole genome shotgun sequence containing:
- the LOC103716263 gene encoding non-lysosomal glucosylceramidase-like — its product is MVSGHLFLCRKHSWPAEEYVSRTTLQLLDFDGGAPPQHAWRRWLNSHANILKEFSVTFMEAIRMMRLGVRLWSYVREEASQGRKAPIDPFTRERCKPSASQGVPLGGMGSGSISRGFRGEFKHWQIIPGSCESSPVMTNQFSIFISRDGGNKKYSSVLAPGRHEGIKKFGDQGISSWDWNLSGQHSTYHALFPRAWTVYDGEPDPDLKISCRQISPFIPHNYRESSLPTSVFVYTLVNTGRERAKVSLLMTWANSIGGVSHHSGGHINEPFIGEDGVSGVLLNHKTAKDNPPVTFAIAACETQNVNVTVLPNFGLSGENCVTARDMWGTMVQDGQFDREYFNAGPSMPSSPGSTPCAAVSASTWVEPHGRCTVAFALAWSSPKVKFQKGCTYHRRYTKFYGTSERSAINLVHDALMRYKWWEEEIEKWQNPILKDEKLPEWYKFTLFNELYFLVAGGTVWTDGEAPVINEKQSSGSNRQKSTKMAKEDAKAVSTKRSHVKLAMDQISFDTELNNGDEKMVPMSSAGEDLEDGDNLYSPESLQAGPLLHLHDGPENVGRFLYLEGVEYIMWCTYDVHFYASFALLDLFPKIELSIQRDFAQAVLYEDRRKVKFLADGNWGIRKVKGAVPHDLGTHDPWHEMNAYNIHDTSKWKDLNPKFVLQVYRDFAATGDMSFGRDVWPAVRAAIDYMEQFDRDDDGLIENDGFPDQTYDAWTVHGISAYCGCLWLAALQAAAAMAHRLGDHAFSEKCKIKFLKAKPVFEAKLWNGSYFNYDSGTSSNSWSIQADQLAGEWYTASSGLPILFDDNKIRSTLQKIFEFNVMKVRGGRMGAVNGMHPNGKVDESCMQSREIWTGVTYSVAATMLLHGMEHQAFTTAEGIFNAGWSEEGYGYWFQTPEAWTTDGHYRSLIYMRPLAIWAMQWALSPPKAIIEAPKINMMDRVYISPLNMRALHEAGVRKIAPKSSCFGNTVFHCEC